One Cololabis saira isolate AMF1-May2022 chromosome 18, fColSai1.1, whole genome shotgun sequence genomic region harbors:
- the lin28b gene encoding protein lin-28 homolog B isoform X2 yields the protein MGFGFISMTNSEGGPVDPPLDVFVHQSKLVMEGFRSLKEGEQVEFTYKKSSKGLESLRVTGPGGGPCAGSERRPKGKVPFQKRKPKGDRCYNCGGLDHHAKECGLPPQPKKCHYCQSITHMVAQCPHKALAPATGSQDQHASTSACSPGTGPYLCLPEEEERSGSSPLDGSSSSPEEPHLPRGSRTQRWRKS from the exons ATGGGCTTCGGATTCATCTCAATGACCAACAGCGAAGGGGGCCCCGTGGACCCCCCCCTGGATGTTTTCGTCCACCAA AGCAAACTGGTGATGGAGGGTTTCCGCAGCTTAAAGGAGGGTGAGCAGGTGGAGTTCACCTATAAGAAGTCCTCTAAGGGCCTGGAATCCCTGCGGGTGACGGGGCCCGGCGGGGGGCCCTGTGCAGGCAGTGAGAGGAGACCTAAAGGGAAGGTCCCGTTCCAGAAACGTAAACCAAAGGGAGACCG CTGTTATAACTGTGGAGGACTGGATCACCATGCCAAGGAGTGTGGCCTGCCCCCCCAGCCAAAGAAATGCCACTACTGCCAGAGCATCACGCACATGGTGGCCCAGTGTCCCCACAAGGCGCTGGCGCCTGCCACAGGCTCTCAGGACCAACATGCGTCTACCTCGGCTTGCAGCCCGGGGACCGGGCCCTACCTCTGTctcccagaggaggaggagcgcTCCGGCTCATCTCCCCTGGacggctcctcctcctcccccgagGAGCCCCACCTACCACGCGGCTCTCGGACCCAGAGATGGAGGAAATCCTGA
- the lin28b gene encoding protein lin-28 homolog B isoform X1: protein MAEGGGGEDPARSAEQEDRTRAQQILSGSGFCKWFNVRMGFGFISMTNSEGGPVDPPLDVFVHQSKLVMEGFRSLKEGEQVEFTYKKSSKGLESLRVTGPGGGPCAGSERRPKGKVPFQKRKPKGDRCYNCGGLDHHAKECGLPPQPKKCHYCQSITHMVAQCPHKALAPATGSQDQHASTSACSPGTGPYLCLPEEEERSGSSPLDGSSSSPEEPHLPRGSRTQRWRKS from the exons ATGGCCGAAG GAGGTGGCGGAGAAGACCCCGCCAGGTCGGCGGAGCAGGAGGACCGGACCCGAGCCCAGCAGATCCTGTCGGGATCGGGCTTTTGCAAGTGGTTCAACGTCCGAATGGGCTTCGGATTCATCTCAATGACCAACAGCGAAGGGGGCCCCGTGGACCCCCCCCTGGATGTTTTCGTCCACCAA AGCAAACTGGTGATGGAGGGTTTCCGCAGCTTAAAGGAGGGTGAGCAGGTGGAGTTCACCTATAAGAAGTCCTCTAAGGGCCTGGAATCCCTGCGGGTGACGGGGCCCGGCGGGGGGCCCTGTGCAGGCAGTGAGAGGAGACCTAAAGGGAAGGTCCCGTTCCAGAAACGTAAACCAAAGGGAGACCG CTGTTATAACTGTGGAGGACTGGATCACCATGCCAAGGAGTGTGGCCTGCCCCCCCAGCCAAAGAAATGCCACTACTGCCAGAGCATCACGCACATGGTGGCCCAGTGTCCCCACAAGGCGCTGGCGCCTGCCACAGGCTCTCAGGACCAACATGCGTCTACCTCGGCTTGCAGCCCGGGGACCGGGCCCTACCTCTGTctcccagaggaggaggagcgcTCCGGCTCATCTCCCCTGGacggctcctcctcctcccccgagGAGCCCCACCTACCACGCGGCTCTCGGACCCAGAGATGGAGGAAATCCTGA